Proteins encoded by one window of Halomonas sp. Bachu 37:
- the alr gene encoding alanine racemase has protein sequence MRPLVAHIDLDALRHNYRLACEAAPDSRAVAVIKADAYGHGALACARALSRAAKPAPAFAVACLEEAVALREGSVKAPIMLLEGIFEAAELEQVDALGLWLAVHSQWQVDALLAFAPRAPITVWLKVDSGMHRLGFPPPLVPAVWSRLAAAKEHVTQLHLMSHFATADSADERYLQEQMRCLQALAEQLQAPSCLANSPATLGWPVTHGAWNRPGVMLYGSDPLEVPNALSRRLEPVMTLRSRIIAVRELDAGEPVGYGGRWRASRPSRIGVVACGYGDGYDRHARDGTPVLVDGRRAPLAGKVSMDMLTVDITDHPVADIGSEVVLWGRADNGAVLSVDEVARYCDTISYTLLTGVLPRVPRRYHGAFCE, from the coding sequence ATGCGCCCGCTGGTGGCTCATATCGATCTTGACGCGCTGCGTCATAATTATCGGCTGGCGTGCGAAGCCGCGCCCGACAGTCGAGCCGTGGCGGTAATCAAGGCCGACGCCTACGGGCACGGGGCGCTAGCCTGTGCCCGGGCGCTGTCCAGAGCGGCGAAACCCGCCCCAGCGTTTGCCGTGGCCTGCCTGGAAGAGGCAGTGGCGCTGCGCGAGGGGAGCGTAAAAGCCCCCATCATGTTGCTTGAAGGTATCTTTGAAGCCGCCGAACTCGAGCAGGTGGATGCGCTGGGCTTGTGGCTGGCGGTCCATAGCCAGTGGCAGGTCGATGCATTGCTGGCGTTCGCTCCCCGCGCGCCGATCACGGTGTGGTTGAAGGTGGATTCCGGCATGCATCGTCTCGGCTTTCCTCCGCCCCTAGTGCCGGCCGTCTGGTCGCGCCTGGCCGCGGCCAAGGAGCACGTGACCCAGCTTCACCTGATGAGTCACTTCGCTACCGCCGATAGTGCTGACGAGCGTTATCTGCAGGAGCAGATGCGCTGCCTCCAGGCGTTGGCCGAGCAGTTGCAGGCACCGTCGTGCCTGGCCAATTCGCCTGCCACGCTGGGTTGGCCGGTGACTCATGGCGCCTGGAATCGCCCCGGCGTCATGCTTTACGGCAGCGATCCTCTTGAAGTGCCGAATGCGCTCAGCCGCCGCCTGGAGCCGGTGATGACACTGCGCTCGCGGATCATCGCCGTGCGCGAGCTGGATGCTGGGGAGCCCGTTGGCTATGGCGGCCGCTGGCGAGCCTCCCGGCCTTCGCGTATCGGCGTGGTGGCATGCGGCTACGGAGACGGCTATGACCGTCATGCCCGCGATGGTACCCCGGTGCTGGTCGATGGCCGCCGCGCGCCTCTGGCCGGCAAGGTATCCATGGACATGCTCACGGTGGATATCACCGATCACCCGGTTGCCGATATCGGCAGTGAGGTAGTGCTGTGGGGGCGGGCAGATAACGGCGCGGTGCTGAGCGTGGATGAAGTGGCGCGCTATTGCGACACCATCAGCTATACCTTGTTGACCGGGGTATTGCCGCGGGTGCCGAGGCGGTATCATGGCGCCTTTTGCGAGTAA
- the rpoS gene encoding RNA polymerase sigma factor RpoS, whose product MSMLERDLHEVDLNSAEETLSQVSDDEAPAEEDAFEKALGKEDRQQYQSLDATQIYLNEIGFSPLLTPEEEVFYGRLARKGDPLGRSRMIESNLRLVVKIARRYLNRGLTLLDLIEEGNLGLIRAVEKFDPERGFRFSTYATWWIRQTIERALMNQTRTIRLPIHVVKELNIYLRAARELTQKLDHEATPEEIAEHLDKPVETVKKMLGLNERVSSVDFPMGGDSDKPLIDTLTDDNEDGPETSLVDGDVKEHVNLWLDELSEKQREVVVRRFGLRGHEAATLEEVGAEIGLTRERVRQIQVEALKKLRRALEKQGLSMEAIFES is encoded by the coding sequence ATGAGTATGTTGGAACGGGACCTTCATGAGGTTGATCTAAACTCGGCGGAGGAGACCTTGAGCCAAGTCAGCGATGACGAAGCCCCCGCCGAAGAAGACGCTTTCGAAAAGGCGCTGGGCAAGGAAGATCGACAGCAGTATCAAAGCTTGGATGCAACTCAAATCTACCTCAACGAGATCGGTTTTTCGCCTCTCCTGACACCGGAGGAAGAAGTCTTTTACGGGCGGTTGGCGCGCAAGGGCGATCCCTTGGGGCGCTCGCGGATGATCGAGTCCAACCTGCGCCTGGTGGTCAAGATCGCCCGCCGCTATCTCAACCGCGGGTTGACCCTGCTCGATCTCATCGAAGAGGGCAATCTCGGCTTGATCCGGGCGGTGGAGAAATTCGACCCCGAGCGCGGCTTTCGCTTTTCAACCTACGCCACCTGGTGGATACGCCAGACCATCGAGCGGGCCTTGATGAACCAGACGCGTACCATTCGTCTGCCGATTCATGTGGTCAAGGAACTCAATATCTACCTGCGCGCCGCCCGCGAACTCACCCAGAAACTCGACCACGAAGCCACGCCGGAAGAGATCGCCGAGCACCTCGACAAGCCGGTGGAAACCGTCAAGAAGATGCTGGGGCTCAACGAGCGGGTATCGTCGGTGGACTTTCCCATGGGCGGTGACAGCGACAAGCCGCTGATCGATACCCTGACCGATGATAACGAAGATGGCCCCGAGACGTCCCTGGTGGATGGCGATGTCAAGGAACACGTCAACCTGTGGCTGGACGAGCTGAGCGAAAAGCAGCGCGAAGTCGTAGTGCGGCGTTTCGGACTGCGCGGTCACGAGGCCGCCACGCTGGAGGAGGTCGGGGCCGAGATCGGCTTGACCCGCGAGCGCGTTCGCCAGATTCAGGTTGAAGCGCTGAAGAAGCTGCGCCGTGCCCTGGAAAAACAGGGGCTCTCCATGGAGGCGATTTTCGAAAGCTGA
- a CDS encoding peptidoglycan DD-metalloendopeptidase family protein produces the protein MRKVFIMSALALAISGCASQQGGAPQVRDLSDSRRAVEEAAGSGYTVKSGDTLYGIAWQHNLDYRELAALNDIAPPYQIQPGQQIQLRRGGQGGVSRRETGGAPSGSSATSQGAVATGLSGSGASVASLGSANEQELDWLLPDESAIERNRRLTAEREAEADAAEEVAGAQETSSTVETQQSQRAQDEEVSSRADDEDETVEAAENTPPATSEPDVVAAADEPEPASQAAQAESRENDADRGSRRYTPAENIDWQWPVGGQVVGSFGEGDSITAGIDIAGEKGQPVRAAGPGIVVYAGSGVRGYGNLVLIKHNDQFLSAYAHNDGLNVSENDIVEAGEVIATMGDSDAEDVRLHFEVRKDGQPQDPLEYLPSR, from the coding sequence ATGCGTAAAGTATTCATCATGTCCGCTCTGGCGTTGGCGATTTCCGGCTGCGCCAGCCAGCAGGGCGGCGCTCCGCAAGTGCGGGATCTGAGCGACTCCCGTCGGGCAGTAGAAGAAGCAGCGGGGAGCGGCTACACGGTCAAGTCCGGCGATACGCTCTACGGAATCGCCTGGCAGCATAATCTCGATTACCGTGAATTGGCGGCACTCAATGACATAGCGCCGCCGTACCAGATCCAGCCCGGCCAGCAGATCCAGCTTCGTCGTGGTGGCCAAGGCGGGGTCTCCCGTCGCGAAACTGGTGGCGCGCCATCAGGCTCGTCCGCTACATCCCAAGGGGCGGTGGCTACTGGCCTGAGCGGCTCCGGGGCTTCGGTCGCTTCCCTGGGGTCCGCTAATGAACAGGAACTCGACTGGCTGTTGCCCGATGAATCCGCCATTGAGCGAAACCGCCGCCTGACCGCCGAGCGTGAAGCGGAGGCTGACGCCGCCGAGGAAGTGGCCGGAGCGCAAGAGACATCGAGCACCGTCGAGACGCAACAGAGTCAGCGGGCGCAGGATGAGGAAGTATCCTCTCGCGCTGATGACGAAGATGAGACTGTCGAAGCGGCCGAAAATACGCCGCCAGCAACAAGCGAGCCCGACGTGGTTGCCGCCGCTGACGAACCGGAACCTGCTAGCCAGGCCGCGCAGGCCGAATCCCGCGAAAATGATGCCGACCGCGGGTCGCGCCGCTATACCCCGGCTGAAAACATCGACTGGCAGTGGCCGGTGGGCGGCCAGGTCGTCGGCTCGTTCGGCGAGGGTGACAGCATTACCGCCGGGATTGATATAGCCGGTGAAAAGGGGCAACCTGTCAGGGCAGCGGGTCCAGGGATTGTCGTCTACGCCGGAAGTGGCGTCAGAGGTTACGGCAATCTGGTACTGATCAAACATAATGACCAATTTTTGAGTGCCTACGCGCATAACGATGGACTCAACGTCAGTGAAAACGATATCGTCGAAGCGGGTGAAGTGATCGCCACCATGGGCGACAGTGACGCGGAAGACGTCAGATTGCACTTTGAGGTGCGCAAGGATGGGCAACCTCAGGATCCCCTGGAGTACTTGCCGTCGCGCTAG
- a CDS encoding DUF368 domain-containing protein, whose product MNRQLAVFFKGAGMGAADAVPGISGGTIAFVTGIYEELIYTIRQFGPGAYGAWRQGGLAGLSVHLNLAFILPLLAGVAISLLSVAHLAVWLMESYPLLLDGFFFGLVAATALVVGTVQKRWKLWYVVPLLLGLMLAKALPSLMPLILLVGNEAGVLVVAGAVAISAMLLPGVSGSFLLLTMGLYGTVMQAIREFDLVVIGLFGSGCLVGLMLFSRLLAWLLKRHHDATLQLLLGFIMGSLPVLWPWRELVRYQLGPEGQMIPLDYRYLLPSEYAVLIGGSAQVWAVIALMLAGAALVLLLNRKAATPRGTRAG is encoded by the coding sequence TTGAACCGTCAACTGGCAGTTTTCTTCAAGGGGGCCGGCATGGGTGCCGCAGATGCCGTCCCCGGCATATCCGGGGGCACCATCGCCTTCGTTACCGGCATCTACGAAGAGTTGATTTACACCATTCGCCAGTTTGGTCCCGGTGCGTACGGCGCCTGGCGGCAGGGCGGCCTGGCCGGCTTGAGCGTGCATCTGAATCTCGCTTTCATACTGCCGCTATTGGCGGGGGTGGCGATCAGCCTGTTGAGCGTGGCGCATCTGGCCGTCTGGCTGATGGAGAGTTATCCGCTGCTGCTGGATGGCTTCTTCTTCGGTCTGGTGGCGGCTACTGCGTTGGTGGTGGGCACGGTGCAGAAACGCTGGAAACTATGGTATGTAGTGCCCTTGCTGCTCGGCTTGATGCTGGCCAAGGCCTTGCCATCGTTGATGCCGTTGATATTGCTGGTGGGCAACGAGGCAGGGGTGCTGGTGGTGGCCGGCGCGGTCGCCATCAGTGCGATGCTGTTGCCAGGAGTCTCGGGAAGCTTCCTGCTTCTCACCATGGGGCTGTACGGCACCGTCATGCAGGCTATCCGGGAGTTCGACCTGGTGGTCATCGGCTTGTTCGGTAGCGGTTGCCTTGTCGGGCTGATGCTGTTTTCACGGCTGCTGGCGTGGTTGTTGAAGCGCCACCATGATGCGACCCTGCAACTGCTGCTGGGCTTCATCATGGGATCGCTGCCGGTGCTCTGGCCCTGGAGGGAACTGGTACGCTATCAGCTCGGACCCGAAGGCCAGATGATCCCGTTGGACTATCGTTATCTCTTGCCCAGTGAATACGCCGTACTGATCGGAGGTTCGGCCCAGGTCTGGGCGGTAATCGCCCTGATGCTGGCGGGTGCGGCACTGGTACTGCTGTTGAATCGTAAAGCGGCTACGCCGCGTGGAACCCGTGCCGGATAG
- a CDS encoding protein-L-isoaspartate(D-aspartate) O-methyltransferase — protein MLLPELSPQELRGRGMTSQRTRDRMVRRLRQQGIVDELVLEVMAREPRHLFVDEALAHRAYEDTSLPIGFGQTLSQPLTVARMTELVLRESPRRVLELGTGSGYQTLILSRLVEELYSMERIHDLHERAALRLQRLASPVTLALADGGHGWPGAAPFDVILLTACAEVLPQALLAQLAQGGVMIAPLAEADGTQWLTLIRRVGQGFERRRLEPVRFVPLLQGVIG, from the coding sequence ATGCTTTTGCCTGAACTGTCACCACAGGAATTGCGCGGCCGCGGCATGACCTCGCAGCGCACCCGGGATCGTATGGTTCGGCGTCTGCGTCAGCAGGGGATCGTCGACGAGCTGGTGCTGGAGGTGATGGCCCGGGAACCGCGACATCTGTTCGTGGACGAAGCGTTGGCGCATCGTGCCTACGAGGACACTTCGCTGCCGATCGGCTTCGGCCAGACGCTGTCGCAACCCTTGACCGTGGCGCGCATGACGGAGCTTGTGCTGCGCGAGTCACCGCGCCGGGTACTGGAGCTGGGTACCGGGTCCGGCTACCAGACCCTGATTCTCTCTCGCCTGGTCGAAGAGCTCTACTCCATGGAGCGCATTCATGATCTGCACGAACGTGCCGCGTTGCGTTTGCAGCGGCTGGCGTCTCCGGTCACGCTGGCGCTGGCGGATGGCGGCCATGGTTGGCCGGGCGCCGCGCCTTTCGATGTGATCCTGCTGACCGCCTGTGCCGAGGTATTGCCTCAGGCTCTGCTGGCCCAGCTGGCCCAGGGTGGCGTCATGATCGCTCCCCTGGCCGAGGCTGACGGCACCCAGTGGTTGACCCTGATACGTCGTGTGGGCCAAGGCTTCGAACGGCGCAGGCTCGAACCGGTACGTTTTGTTCCCCTGTTACAAGGAGTGATTGGTTGA
- the surE gene encoding 5'/3'-nucleotidase SurE, whose amino-acid sequence MRRLLLSNDDGVHAPGLAALHDALLAHAKLRVVAPDRDRSGASNSLTLSRPLALTALENGFYCVDGTPADCVYLGVNGVWDEKPDLVISGINHGSNLGDDVLYSGTVAAAMEGRNLGMSAIAMSLCGTRYFDTAARVAATLVGAADQLSLPPRSLLNVNVPDVPWDELRGFRVTRLGYRGPAAKPLEVEDPRGRKRYWIAAVGANADDGEDTDFAAIEAGYVSISPLQTDLTRHQACADVQDWLDAFA is encoded by the coding sequence ATGCGGCGTTTGCTGCTTTCCAATGATGACGGGGTACACGCCCCGGGGCTTGCGGCCTTGCATGACGCCCTGCTGGCCCATGCCAAGCTGCGCGTGGTGGCACCGGACCGGGATCGTAGCGGGGCCAGCAACTCGCTGACGCTCTCCCGCCCGCTGGCGCTGACGGCGTTGGAGAACGGCTTCTACTGCGTCGATGGCACGCCCGCCGATTGCGTCTACCTGGGGGTGAACGGGGTGTGGGACGAAAAGCCCGACCTGGTGATCTCGGGTATCAACCACGGCAGCAATCTGGGGGACGACGTGCTCTATTCGGGTACCGTGGCCGCGGCGATGGAGGGGCGCAACCTGGGCATGTCGGCTATCGCCATGTCGCTGTGCGGAACGCGCTATTTCGACACTGCCGCCCGCGTTGCCGCCACTCTGGTAGGGGCCGCCGACCAGCTCTCCCTGCCGCCACGCAGCTTGTTGAACGTGAACGTTCCCGATGTTCCCTGGGATGAGCTGCGCGGATTCCGCGTGACTCGTCTGGGCTATCGAGGTCCGGCCGCCAAACCGCTGGAAGTGGAGGATCCGCGAGGGCGCAAGCGCTACTGGATCGCGGCGGTGGGGGCCAACGCCGACGATGGCGAAGACACCGATTTCGCCGCTATCGAAGCCGGCTACGTTTCCATTTCCCCCTTGCAAACCGACTTGACGCGTCATCAGGCGTGCGCAGATGTGCAGGATTGGCTGGATGCTTTTGCCTGA
- the truD gene encoding tRNA pseudouridine(13) synthase TruD: MSEGRIAPAWPRSLDPRFGPPAPGQYRAQADDFIVEEVLGFVPEGDGEHLWLHIEKRNQTTLDVVRTLAKACEVRSRDIGYAGMKDRIAVTRQWLSIHLPGKAAPDALGEILAARGIKVLVQARHPRKLKRGVHRANRFRLRVTGEAIATEAFALRWDALCRQGVPNYFGPQRFGPGGRNLARARQVLARGWRKKDDREGMLLSSARSFLFNEVLGKRVQAATWGVPLVGDVMMLEGTASIFTADEVDESLLLRARELDVHPTGVLWGTGGATVSADEAWLRDTHPALCQGLEAAGVKRARRALRMRLDEPQLTRTDEAVSLHFSLPRGGFATAVLAELIEHPDFATMAMGGSF, translated from the coding sequence ATGAGCGAAGGTCGTATCGCCCCTGCCTGGCCGCGCAGCCTGGACCCGCGCTTCGGCCCGCCAGCGCCGGGGCAGTACCGCGCCCAGGCGGATGATTTTATCGTCGAAGAAGTGCTGGGCTTCGTGCCCGAAGGCGACGGTGAGCATTTATGGTTGCATATCGAGAAGCGTAACCAGACCACCCTGGATGTGGTGCGTACCCTGGCGAAGGCATGCGAGGTGCGCTCACGGGATATCGGTTATGCCGGCATGAAGGACCGAATTGCGGTTACCCGCCAGTGGTTGAGCATCCATCTGCCGGGCAAGGCCGCGCCTGACGCGCTGGGCGAAATATTGGCGGCTCGAGGCATCAAGGTTTTGGTACAGGCACGTCATCCGCGCAAGCTCAAGCGAGGCGTCCACCGCGCCAACCGCTTTCGATTGCGGGTGACCGGCGAGGCGATAGCCACAGAGGCTTTTGCGCTGCGCTGGGATGCCCTGTGCCGGCAAGGAGTGCCCAACTACTTCGGCCCCCAGCGTTTCGGCCCCGGCGGGCGCAACCTGGCACGGGCCAGGCAGGTGCTGGCACGAGGGTGGCGCAAGAAGGACGACCGCGAAGGAATGCTGCTATCCAGCGCACGCAGTTTCTTGTTCAATGAAGTGCTGGGCAAGCGGGTTCAAGCGGCTACGTGGGGCGTGCCGCTGGTGGGCGATGTCATGATGCTCGAGGGTACGGCCAGCATCTTCACTGCCGACGAAGTGGATGAATCGCTGCTCTTGCGTGCCCGAGAATTGGACGTGCATCCCACCGGCGTGCTGTGGGGCACTGGTGGCGCCACGGTCAGTGCCGATGAAGCCTGGTTGCGCGATACGCACCCGGCCCTTTGCCAGGGGCTAGAGGCTGCCGGCGTGAAGCGAGCGCGACGGGCATTGCGTATGCGCCTGGACGAGCCGCAACTGACCCGTACCGACGAAGCGGTGTCGTTACATTTCAGCCTGCCGCGGGGCGGTTTCGCCACTGCAGTATTGGCGGAATTGATCGAACACCCCGATTTCGCGACCATGGCGATGGGCGGCTCTTTCTAA
- the ispF gene encoding 2-C-methyl-D-erythritol 2,4-cyclodiphosphate synthase — translation MRIGHGFDVHRFGEGDHLMIGGVAIPFERGFVAHSDGDVLLHAICDALLGACALGDIGHHFPDTDPAWKDADSRELLRDVYALIRAQGLELANLDATLMAQAPKMAPHIATMREVITRTLAVELHQVNVKATTTERLGFTGRGEGIAAEAVVLLMPISSTRQDS, via the coding sequence ATGCGCATAGGCCATGGATTCGACGTACACCGCTTCGGCGAGGGTGACCATCTGATGATTGGCGGCGTGGCCATCCCGTTCGAGCGTGGATTCGTCGCCCACTCCGATGGTGACGTCCTGCTGCATGCCATCTGCGATGCCCTGCTGGGCGCTTGTGCACTCGGTGATATCGGTCACCATTTCCCCGATACCGACCCCGCCTGGAAGGATGCGGACAGCCGCGAGTTGCTGCGCGATGTCTATGCCCTGATACGCGCCCAAGGATTGGAGCTGGCCAACCTCGACGCTACCTTGATGGCGCAGGCGCCCAAGATGGCGCCACATATCGCCACCATGCGCGAGGTGATTACTCGCACCCTGGCGGTGGAGTTGCACCAGGTCAACGTCAAGGCCACCACCACCGAACGTCTGGGCTTCACCGGCCGCGGTGAAGGTATCGCCGCCGAAGCCGTAGTGCTGTTGATGCCGATTTCCTCCACTCGGCAAGATTCATGA
- the ispD gene encoding 2-C-methyl-D-erythritol 4-phosphate cytidylyltransferase produces the protein MSPPLWLVVPAAGQGRRMGAGRPKQYLELGGATILARTLSRLHQAFPQARLVLCLDPDDPWFRPQWVPFAHWQRTDGGRERMDSVLNALQVMAAEPDDMVLVHDVARPCVTTADLQALWQAVSVHPDGALLAMPVADTMKRADARSCVATTEPREGLWHALTPQGFRFELLQQALFQAKTRGLQVTDEASAVESQGRRPLLVPGRRDNLKITHPEDLALATAILAAQKSSLPLSSETSQ, from the coding sequence ATGAGTCCGCCGCTGTGGTTGGTCGTGCCGGCCGCCGGCCAGGGCCGGCGCATGGGCGCCGGCCGCCCCAAGCAGTACCTGGAGTTAGGTGGTGCCACGATACTGGCACGCACCCTTTCGCGGTTGCACCAGGCGTTTCCCCAGGCGCGGCTGGTGTTGTGTCTCGACCCCGACGACCCCTGGTTTCGGCCACAGTGGGTGCCGTTTGCGCACTGGCAACGCACCGACGGGGGGCGCGAGCGCATGGATAGCGTCCTTAATGCCCTGCAGGTGATGGCCGCCGAGCCCGACGACATGGTCCTGGTCCACGACGTGGCCCGTCCCTGTGTGACGACCGCCGATCTGCAGGCGCTGTGGCAGGCGGTAAGCGTCCACCCGGACGGTGCCCTGCTGGCGATGCCGGTCGCGGATACCATGAAGCGTGCCGATGCCCGCTCTTGTGTTGCCACCACCGAACCACGCGAGGGGCTGTGGCACGCCTTGACGCCCCAGGGGTTTCGTTTCGAGCTGTTGCAACAGGCCTTGTTCCAGGCCAAGACGCGCGGGCTACAGGTGACCGACGAAGCCTCGGCCGTCGAGTCGCAGGGGCGCCGGCCGCTGCTGGTTCCGGGACGACGCGATAATCTCAAGATCACTCATCCGGAGGATCTCGCCCTGGCGACGGCGATTCTCGCCGCGCAGAAGTCGAGCCTCCCCTTGTCTAGCGAGACGAGCCAATGA
- the ftsB gene encoding cell division protein FtsB gives MRKWLVIALSAMLALLQYQLWLGDGGWRDLHRVGNRVAEQEAINQPLRERNARLAAEVTDLKTGLDAIEERARSDMGMVRTDEQFFWVPGVAIEHELLEINAGIVTNPEREPRP, from the coding sequence ATGCGCAAATGGTTGGTAATCGCACTCTCGGCGATGCTGGCGTTGCTGCAGTACCAGTTATGGCTGGGGGATGGCGGCTGGCGCGACCTGCATCGGGTGGGTAACCGCGTCGCCGAGCAGGAAGCGATCAACCAGCCGCTACGCGAGCGTAATGCGCGCCTGGCCGCCGAGGTGACCGACTTGAAGACCGGACTCGATGCCATCGAAGAACGGGCACGCAGCGACATGGGAATGGTACGCACCGACGAGCAGTTCTTCTGGGTACCCGGTGTGGCGATCGAGCATGAGCTGCTGGAGATCAATGCCGGCATCGTGACCAATCCCGAGCGGGAGCCCAGGCCATGA
- a CDS encoding GNAT family N-acetyltransferase: MSSLSLSILPAIEAVAASQWNALVGEDQPYLRHEFLLALETSGCVSRETGWEPCHYVLWQGGELVGALPHYRKYHSFGEYVFDWSWAEALEQAGGNYYPKGLSAVPFTPVPGGRTLLADHLDPVAARRVLAEGWRKACRRDELSGWHLLFSDDDDVTAWREACPELVARYGVQFQWRDRDYGDFEGFLASMTAKRRKTIRRERRRVAEQGLSLSRLQGEAITAEAMAHFYRCYAITYHERGRPPYLTHDFFERLRREFAGSLLLVQVRLAGRPVAAALYLQGAHSLYGRYWGSEIYADCLHFEACYYQGIEHCLENGLTLFDPGTQGEHKLTRGFAPRQLRSLHYLAHPGLHAGVAEFCREEGEHIRAYRDAAVEALPFK; this comes from the coding sequence ATGTCATCGCTCTCTCTGTCTATTCTACCCGCCATCGAGGCGGTAGCGGCAAGCCAGTGGAACGCTCTGGTAGGGGAAGATCAGCCCTATCTGCGTCACGAATTCCTCCTTGCCCTAGAAACCAGTGGCTGTGTTTCGCGCGAGACCGGCTGGGAGCCCTGCCATTACGTGCTGTGGCAAGGCGGGGAGCTCGTGGGGGCATTGCCGCATTACCGTAAATACCACTCGTTCGGCGAGTACGTCTTTGACTGGAGCTGGGCGGAAGCCCTGGAGCAGGCTGGCGGCAACTATTATCCCAAGGGGCTGAGTGCCGTGCCCTTCACCCCGGTACCGGGTGGCCGGACACTACTGGCCGACCATCTCGATCCCGTTGCCGCCCGCCGCGTGCTCGCCGAGGGCTGGCGGAAGGCGTGCCGGCGTGACGAGCTTTCCGGCTGGCATCTGCTATTCAGCGATGACGACGATGTCACGGCCTGGCGGGAAGCGTGTCCCGAACTGGTCGCGCGTTACGGCGTGCAATTCCAGTGGCGCGACCGGGACTACGGCGACTTCGAGGGCTTCCTGGCGAGCATGACGGCCAAGCGGCGCAAGACCATCCGCCGCGAGCGCCGTCGGGTCGCCGAACAGGGATTGAGTCTTTCGCGTCTCCAAGGCGAGGCGATTACCGCCGAGGCCATGGCGCACTTCTATCGCTGCTATGCCATCACGTACCACGAGCGCGGGCGGCCGCCCTATCTCACCCACGATTTCTTCGAGCGGCTGCGCCGGGAGTTCGCCGGCTCGTTGTTGCTGGTGCAGGTGCGACTGGCGGGGCGGCCGGTGGCGGCGGCGCTTTATCTGCAAGGCGCGCATAGCCTGTACGGGCGCTACTGGGGCAGCGAGATCTATGCCGACTGTCTGCATTTCGAGGCGTGCTACTACCAAGGCATCGAGCACTGCCTGGAAAACGGCCTGACCCTGTTCGACCCCGGCACCCAGGGTGAACACAAGCTGACCCGCGGGTTCGCCCCGCGGCAGTTGCGTTCGCTGCACTATCTCGCCCATCCCGGCCTGCATGCCGGTGTGGCGGAGTTCTGCCGTGAGGAAGGAGAGCATATTCGCGCCTATCGCGATGCGGCGGTCGAGGCCTTGCCCTTCAAGTGA